A stretch of DNA from Anaerobacillus isosaccharinicus:
TGCAGAAAAGAATGAACATGAATTAATAACATAACTTCGCTCTCATTTAATTTCAACTTTTTGTAATCTTTAATAAGCCTTGCAGGAATCGAAATAGTACCATCGTTTATCCAATTTATCATTATATTTCGGTCCATATGTTCCACCTCAAAAGTCATTATAACATGATATATTGTGTTTGAATGTTCTTAAAATAATTAAACGAAGATGAAAAAACCCCGATCAACGGGGTTTTAACAGCTTAAGGATATAAGCGATTTAACAATCTCGGGAATGGAATTGTTTCACGAACGTGATCTAAACCACATACCCACGCAACTGTTCTTTCAAGCCCTAAACCAAAGCCTGAATGTGGTACAGAACCATAACGGCGTAAATCTAAATACCATTTATACGTTTCTTCTGAAAGGTTATGCTCTTGGAAACGTTCTTGTAATAATTCCATATCGTCAATACGCTGACTACCACCAATAATTTCACCATATCCTTCAGGTGCAATCATATCGGCACATAAAACAACATCTGCACGATTTGGATCTGGCTTCATGTAAAATGCTTTTATTGCCGCTGGGTAATGTGTAATAAACACTGGCTTATCAAAGCTCTGGGCAATTGCTGTTTCATGGGGTGCACCAAAGTCTTCTCCCCACTCAATTTCATGTCCATTTTCTTGTAAAAATTTAATCGCATCATCATAAGTAATCCGTGGGAATGGCCCAACGACTTGTTCAAGCTTTGCAGTATCTCTACCTAACACTTTTAATTCAAGTTGACAATTCTTTAACACCGATTGAACCATAAAACTCACATATTGCTCCTGTACTTGTAAGTTTTCTTCATGATCAACGAAAGCCATCTCCGGTTCAATCATCCAAAACTCAATTAAGTGACGACGTGTTTTTGATTTTTCTGCGCGGAATGTTGGACCGAAAGAAAATACTTTTCCTAATGCCATTGCTGCCGCTTCCATATATAGCTGACCGCTTTGAGAAAGGTACGCATCTTCATCAAAATATTTTGTGTGAAAAAGATTAGTCGTTCCTTCTGCAGAACTACCCGTTAAAATCGGTGGATCTACTTTTACAAAGCCATTCTCATTAAAAAATTCGTATGTAGCACGAATTAATTCATTACGAACTTTCATGACAGCATGTTGTCTTTTAGAACGTAGCCATAAATGGCGGTTGTCCATCAAAAACTCCGTGCCATGCTCTTTAGGTGTAATTGGATAATCTACTGCCTCATGGATCACTTCAATCCCTGTTACTGTTAGTTCATAACCTGAAGGAGCACGCTCATCACTACGAACAACACCAGTAACGAATAAAGAAGATTCTTGGGTGATGCTTTTGGCAGTTGCAAATACTTCTTCACTAACCTCAGCTTTCACTACAACACCTTGAATAAAGCCTGTCCCATCTCGTAATTGTAAAAAAGCAATTTTTCCACTTGAGCGCTTATTTGCAATCCAAGCACCAATGGTAACCTCTTGATCTGTATATTTGCCAACTTGAGAAATAGTCGTCTTCACAAATTTTCCCTCCATAAACATTGATTCTATCTGTATGTATAATTAGTCATATCGACTCTAACCATTATACATCTGTTTAAAAATAGAAGTCAACGCTATGGAGGGATCTATGGTTTTAAGCTTGCATATTATTTTTGATAAATCGTTCAATGCGTGTTAGCGCTTCTTGAATTTGATCTAACGATGTTGCATATGAAAGACGAACGTTATCTGGAGCCCCAAAGCCTGAACCTGGAACTAAAGCAACCTTTTCTACTTCTAATATTTTTTCAACCCACTCATCAACATCATCAAATCCATTAAGTCTAACAGCTTCTTTCACATTAGGGAATAAGTAAAAAGCACCTTTAGGCTTGACACAACTAACACCTGGGATTTGGACAAGTTGATCATAGACAACATTCAAGCGCTCTTCAAAGGCAACTCTCATCATTTCTACGAACTCATTTTGACCATTGTACGCAGCAATCGTGCCGTATTGAGCCATTGTTGTTGGGTTAGACGTACTGTGACTTGCTAAGTCTGTCATTGAATTTATAATTTGGGCATTACCAGCTGCATACCCAATTCTCCAACCCGTCATTGAGTGTGATTTTGAAACACCATTTATAATAATCGTTTGTTGTTTTAATTCTTCAGAAAGCTGGGCAATTGATACATGAGTTGCTTCTCCATATACCAGCTTTTC
This window harbors:
- the asnS gene encoding asparagine--tRNA ligase is translated as MKTTISQVGKYTDQEVTIGAWIANKRSSGKIAFLQLRDGTGFIQGVVVKAEVSEEVFATAKSITQESSLFVTGVVRSDERAPSGYELTVTGIEVIHEAVDYPITPKEHGTEFLMDNRHLWLRSKRQHAVMKVRNELIRATYEFFNENGFVKVDPPILTGSSAEGTTNLFHTKYFDEDAYLSQSGQLYMEAAAMALGKVFSFGPTFRAEKSKTRRHLIEFWMIEPEMAFVDHEENLQVQEQYVSFMVQSVLKNCQLELKVLGRDTAKLEQVVGPFPRITYDDAIKFLQENGHEIEWGEDFGAPHETAIAQSFDKPVFITHYPAAIKAFYMKPDPNRADVVLCADMIAPEGYGEIIGGSQRIDDMELLQERFQEHNLSEETYKWYLDLRRYGSVPHSGFGLGLERTVAWVCGLDHVRETIPFPRLLNRLYP